The Thalassotalea nanhaiensis genome has a window encoding:
- the apaG gene encoding Co2+/Mg2+ efflux protein ApaG, producing MEAEQSTPGQLVKVSTHVDFIEEQSDQYQDRFVFSYTITIENNSDKTLQLISRSWLITDADGNKVSVEGDGVVGQQPILQSGQRYRYSSGSIIKTPLGTMEGFYIMKDLQGNKHKINIPVFGLAIPNIVN from the coding sequence ATGGAAGCAGAACAGTCAACACCGGGACAATTAGTTAAAGTTTCGACACATGTCGACTTTATTGAAGAGCAATCCGATCAATATCAAGATAGGTTTGTTTTTAGCTATACCATCACCATAGAAAACAATAGTGATAAAACCCTACAGCTAATTTCTCGTAGCTGGCTTATTACTGATGCTGATGGTAATAAAGTCTCTGTTGAAGGTGATGGTGTTGTAGGTCAACAGCCAATTTTACAAAGCGGTCAACGCTATCGTTACTCCAGTGGTTCAATTATAAAAACTCCTTTAGGCACTATGGAAGGATTTTATATTATGAAAGATTTGCAGGGTAACAAGCATAAAATCAACATCCCT
- the rsmA gene encoding 16S rRNA (adenine(1518)-N(6)/adenine(1519)-N(6))-dimethyltransferase RsmA, whose amino-acid sequence MSNKSHLGHQAKKRFGQNFLHDDAVISRIVDAINPCSGENLVEIGPGLGALTEPVIERAGDISVVELDRDLAHRLRHHPFIAKNLTIHETDALKFDFATLADEQALRIFGNLPYNISTPLIFHLLTFKDKVKDMHFMLQKEVVNRMAAEPNSKTYGRLSIMCQYYCQVIPVMEIGPEAFQPPPKVDSAIVRLIPHKEIMYPAKDVKWLERVTREAFSMRRKTIRNSFKKLISAEQLEALGIKASLRPENLSMHDYITVANYLTDNPPEL is encoded by the coding sequence ATGAGTAATAAAAGCCATTTAGGTCACCAAGCCAAAAAGCGCTTTGGCCAAAACTTCTTACATGACGATGCAGTAATTAGCCGTATTGTTGATGCAATTAATCCATGTTCTGGCGAAAACCTGGTTGAAATAGGCCCAGGTTTAGGCGCGTTGACTGAGCCGGTGATTGAAAGAGCTGGTGATATATCTGTCGTTGAACTTGATAGAGATCTTGCGCATAGGTTACGTCATCACCCTTTTATCGCAAAGAATTTAACCATTCATGAGACAGATGCATTAAAGTTCGATTTTGCTACTCTTGCAGATGAGCAAGCCTTAAGAATCTTTGGTAATTTACCTTATAATATTTCTACCCCATTAATATTTCACCTTCTGACTTTTAAAGATAAAGTTAAAGATATGCATTTTATGCTGCAAAAAGAAGTTGTGAATAGAATGGCTGCAGAGCCCAATTCAAAAACTTATGGTCGCTTGTCGATTATGTGTCAATACTATTGCCAGGTAATACCGGTAATGGAAATTGGCCCTGAAGCATTTCAGCCACCGCCAAAAGTAGACAGTGCAATTGTACGGTTAATACCGCATAAAGAAATTATGTATCCAGCTAAAGATGTAAAATGGTTAGAGCGTGTAACCAGAGAAGCATTTAGCATGCGACGTAAAACCATTCGCAACAGTTTTAAGAAGCTGATCAGTGCAGAGCAGTTAGAAGCGTTAGGTATAAAAGCCAGTTTAAGACCTGAAAATTTGAGTATGCACGACTATATTACTGTTGCGAATTACTTAACGGATAATCCACCAGAGTTGTAA